Proteins encoded within one genomic window of Empedobacter falsenii:
- a CDS encoding glutathione peroxidase codes for MKYLFIGFLGLFIACNAQETKKVSKKQNIHQTTKTPQKVNKIYDYTFKDINDDDFNFADLKGKKILILNTASKCGYTPQYDALEKLYQEYKDQGLVIVGFPSDNFGGQEFDNNEEIASFCKLNYGVTFPLMSKSDVIGKNQNEIFKFLTKKSLNGKSDNDVKWNFTKFLINEDGTLEASYASKVTPDSKEIIDWLNK; via the coding sequence ATGAAATATTTATTCATCGGATTTTTAGGGCTATTTATAGCTTGTAATGCGCAAGAAACTAAGAAAGTTTCTAAAAAGCAAAACATTCATCAAACAACAAAAACACCTCAAAAAGTGAACAAAATTTACGATTATACATTCAAGGATATCAATGATGACGATTTTAATTTCGCTGATTTGAAAGGAAAGAAAATCTTAATTCTTAACACAGCTTCAAAATGTGGTTACACACCTCAATATGATGCTTTAGAAAAGTTATATCAAGAATATAAAGATCAAGGTTTGGTAATTGTTGGATTTCCTTCAGACAATTTTGGAGGTCAGGAATTTGATAACAACGAAGAAATTGCAAGTTTTTGTAAATTAAATTATGGCGTAACTTTTCCTTTGATGTCAAAAAGTGATGTAATTGGAAAAAATCAAAATGAAATTTTCAAATTCTTAACAAAAAAATCATTGAACGGAAAATCTGACAATGATGTAAAATGGAATTTTACAAAATTTTTGATTAACGAAGACGGAACTTTAGAGGCTTCTTATGCTTCAAAAGTAACTCCAGATTCAAAAGAAATAATAGATTGGTTAAATAAATAG
- a CDS encoding DUF2795 domain-containing protein, producing MYWTLELASYLSDAPWPATKDELIDYAIRTGAPLEVVENLQSIEDEGDSYESIEEIWADYPTDDDFLWNEDEY from the coding sequence ATGTATTGGACTTTAGAATTAGCATCTTATTTAAGTGATGCACCTTGGCCAGCAACAAAAGATGAATTAATTGATTACGCAATTCGTACTGGTGCACCTTTGGAAGTTGTAGAAAACTTACAATCTATTGAGGATGAAGGAGATTCTTACGAAAGCATTGAAGAAATTTGGGCTGACTATCCAACGGACGACGATTTCCTTTGGAACGAGGACGAATATTAA
- a CDS encoding TlpA family protein disulfide reductase — protein sequence MKLFSFLGLMGILAFSTVNAQSVETVKYEALHDKIANYKDQVVVVNFWATWCAPCVEEIPAFMEINEKYKDNPNFKMLLVSLDRPKIIDKVKKFMLDNKINTEVVLLDDTKRMNEWIPSFDPKWAGNIPVTIIYNKGEKKVFHDQAMTKFELEDYITEYLN from the coding sequence ATGAAACTATTTTCTTTCCTAGGTTTAATGGGAATTTTGGCTTTTTCTACTGTAAATGCACAATCTGTAGAAACTGTAAAATATGAAGCTTTGCACGATAAAATAGCAAATTATAAAGATCAAGTTGTGGTGGTTAATTTTTGGGCAACGTGGTGTGCGCCTTGTGTGGAGGAGATTCCAGCGTTTATGGAAATTAACGAAAAATACAAAGACAATCCTAATTTCAAGATGTTGTTGGTTTCGTTGGATAGACCAAAAATTATCGATAAAGTAAAGAAATTTATGCTTGACAATAAGATAAATACAGAAGTTGTTTTGTTGGATGATACCAAACGAATGAATGAATGGATTCCGTCATTTGATCCGAAATGGGCAGGAAATATTCCTGTAACAATCATTTATAATAAAGGTGAGAAAAAGGTTTTCCATGATCAAGCCATGACAAAATTTGAATTAGAAGATTACATTACCGAATATCTTAATTAA
- a CDS encoding YqiA/YcfP family alpha/beta fold hydrolase produces MKFAYLHGYQGFVTDEKREYLDSLGECYAPTIDYDNAPTLIQDLVEHFTKEPIEFIAGTSLGGMISYYLGLLLNVPVLMFNPAVIAVERLKPFLPEQLLKGVPTKSNLIFTGLKDDVIEPKFQIEFVENLQKQNGNIEQVFDAEMTHLITLEEFEKAFETFLEK; encoded by the coding sequence ATGAAATTTGCATACTTACACGGCTACCAAGGTTTTGTAACAGATGAAAAGAGAGAATATTTAGACTCTTTGGGAGAATGTTACGCACCAACAATTGATTACGATAATGCACCAACTTTGATTCAAGATTTGGTAGAGCATTTTACAAAAGAACCAATCGAATTTATTGCAGGAACAAGTTTGGGCGGAATGATAAGTTATTATTTGGGATTATTGTTAAATGTTCCTGTTTTGATGTTTAATCCTGCTGTAATTGCAGTAGAACGTTTAAAACCATTTTTGCCAGAACAATTATTAAAAGGAGTTCCAACAAAATCAAATTTAATTTTTACAGGTTTAAAAGATGATGTGATCGAACCAAAATTTCAGATTGAATTTGTAGAAAATCTTCAAAAACAAAACGGAAACATCGAACAAGTTTTCGATGCTGAAATGACACATTTAATCACATTAGAAGAATTCGAAAAAGCGTTTGAAACTTTTTTGGAGAAGTGA
- a CDS encoding NAD(P)H-dependent flavin oxidoreductase: MDTNITKLFAIKYPIIQGGMIWNSGWRLASAVSNAGGLGLIGAGSMYPDVLREHIKKCKAATNHPFGVNVPMLYPNIEEIMQIIVEEDVKVVFTSAGNPKTWTETLKKEGITVAHVVSSAKFAQKSQDAGVDAVVAEGFEAGGHNGREETTTLCLIPNVKRQINIPLIAAGGIGTGSQILAAFALGADGVQIGSRFAATQESSANQAFKDVIVNAQEGDTQLTLKELAPVRLIKNDFYNQVQEKYQQGTTAEELKELLGRGRSKKGMFEGDLVNGELEIGQVSSLIDSIPTVAEVFDDLLVDYQTAKDKLIRL; the protein is encoded by the coding sequence ATGGACACGAATATAACAAAATTATTTGCAATAAAATACCCAATTATTCAAGGTGGTATGATTTGGAATAGTGGTTGGCGATTAGCGTCAGCTGTAAGTAATGCTGGAGGACTAGGTTTAATAGGTGCTGGAAGCATGTATCCTGATGTTTTACGCGAGCATATAAAGAAATGTAAAGCTGCTACAAATCATCCTTTTGGCGTTAATGTTCCAATGCTTTATCCGAATATTGAAGAAATTATGCAGATTATTGTGGAGGAAGATGTAAAAGTTGTTTTTACTTCTGCTGGAAATCCAAAAACGTGGACAGAAACTTTAAAAAAAGAAGGAATAACTGTTGCGCATGTTGTCAGTAGTGCCAAATTTGCACAAAAATCACAAGATGCAGGTGTCGATGCTGTCGTGGCAGAAGGTTTTGAAGCTGGTGGACATAATGGCAGAGAAGAAACGACTACACTTTGTCTTATTCCGAATGTGAAACGTCAAATCAATATTCCGTTAATTGCTGCTGGAGGAATTGGAACAGGTTCTCAAATTTTGGCAGCATTTGCGTTAGGTGCAGATGGAGTACAAATTGGTTCTCGTTTTGCTGCAACGCAAGAATCGTCTGCGAATCAAGCTTTCAAAGATGTGATTGTAAATGCACAAGAAGGCGATACGCAACTTACATTGAAAGAATTAGCGCCTGTTCGATTGATTAAAAATGATTTTTATAATCAAGTTCAAGAAAAATATCAACAAGGTACAACCGCAGAAGAATTGAAAGAGCTTTTAGGTAGAGGTCGTTCTAAGAAAGGAATGTTTGAAGGTGATTTGGTGAATGGAGAATTAGAAATTGGTCAAGTTTCGTCATTAATCGATTCTATTCCGACAGTTGCAGAAGTTTTTGACGATTTATTAGTAGATTATCAAACTGCAAAAGATAAATTAATTCGATTATAA
- a CDS encoding MBL fold metallo-hydrolase, protein MPKIHTIDLNFQNENEAIASYLIETEQGPILVDPGPYSTFENLKAGIEALGWRVIDIENILITHIHFDHAGAAWKFTEHGATIFLNPIGLPHLKNPEKLWESAKMIYGDDMDRLWGEMKPIDEEYLVGLADGQSVEFGDAVFQTVYTPGHAVHHNAYVLDDVIFTGDVAGVKIENGPVVPPCPPPDINIELWKESIAKLRKINAKGIYPTHYGYHEDLENHFDQLEKSLNDWSNYIKPMYDDQIPTEEIVPVFVDHVTKNYKDLGLTEDQIQVYEYANPSWMSVNGLMRYWKLKEQGRL, encoded by the coding sequence ATGCCAAAAATACATACAATCGATCTTAATTTTCAGAATGAAAACGAAGCAATCGCATCTTATTTAATCGAAACTGAACAAGGACCAATCTTGGTTGATCCAGGGCCATATTCAACTTTTGAAAATTTGAAAGCGGGAATTGAAGCGTTAGGTTGGCGAGTAATCGATATCGAAAATATCTTAATTACACATATTCATTTTGATCACGCTGGTGCTGCGTGGAAATTTACAGAACATGGCGCAACAATTTTCTTAAATCCGATTGGTTTACCACATCTGAAAAATCCTGAAAAATTGTGGGAATCAGCAAAAATGATTTATGGCGATGATATGGATCGTTTGTGGGGAGAAATGAAACCAATTGACGAAGAATATTTGGTTGGTTTGGCAGATGGACAAAGTGTGGAGTTTGGTGATGCGGTTTTTCAGACTGTTTATACGCCTGGACATGCTGTTCATCACAATGCTTATGTGTTAGATGATGTTATTTTTACAGGTGATGTAGCAGGAGTGAAGATTGAAAACGGACCTGTTGTGCCGCCTTGTCCGCCGCCAGATATTAATATTGAATTGTGGAAAGAATCGATTGCTAAATTGAGAAAAATTAATGCAAAAGGAATTTATCCGACGCATTATGGTTATCACGAAGATTTAGAAAATCATTTTGATCAATTAGAAAAATCGTTGAATGATTGGTCAAATTATATCAAACCAATGTATGATGATCAAATTCCGACCGAAGAAATTGTCCCAGTTTTTGTTGATCATGTCACAAAAAACTATAAAGATTTAGGTTTGACAGAAGATCAAATTCAAGTGTATGAATACGCCAATCCATCCTGGATGTCTGTTAATGGACTAATGCGTTATTGGAAATTAAAAGAACAAGGAAGATTATAA
- the secA gene encoding preprotein translocase subunit SecA, with translation MNILNKILQGFLGDKNAKDVKELRKYVDLANEAGQKLSSLSIDELRGKTDGFKAQLVEATKDLKAQIEELKKQVEETEDFGVKEDLYAKIDKINKEAYEIEEKILLEILPEAFAVMRETGKRFTENETLEVTASEFDKVLVNRGHDFVSLKDDNTAIWKNSWDAAGRQVTWDMSHYDVQFIGGTALHLGRIAEMQTGEGKTLVATLPIYLNALTGRGVHLVTVNDYLAKRDMAWMRPIFSFHGLSVDCIDNHQPNSPGRRDAYASDIVYGTNNEFGFDYLRDNMANTPDALVQRELNFAIVDEVDSVLIDDARTPLIISGPVPQGDRHEFDVLRPKIDRLYQMQREMLGKTLNEAKTLFKQGDLKEGGFKLYQVYRGLPKYKPLIKFLSQDGIRAQLQKTEAHFIQDNNREMPKVDEHLYFVIDEKQNQSDLTDKGIEYLSKGMEDENFFILPDVSTNIGAIENSGKTKEEILQMKEEFFRDFSIKSERIHTLSQLLKAYTLFEKDIEYVVVEGEVKIVDESTGRIMDGRRYSDGLHQAIEAKENVKIEAATQTFATITLQNYFRMYNKLGGMTGTAETEAGEFWEIYKLDVVSIPTNRPILRNDKNDIVFKTNREKYKAVIEEIVRLSQDDKRPVLVGTTNVEISELLSKALKLRGINHNVLNAKLHKSEADIVTEAGKPGAVTIATNMAGRGTDIKLTKEVKESGGLAIIGTERHDSRRVDRQLRGRAGRQGDPGSSQFFVSLEDSLMRLFGSERIAKLMDRMGHKDGDVIEHSMITKSIERAQKKVEENNFGIRKRLLEYDDVMNKQREVIYKRRHNALFGDRLEVDIANMIYDVAASVVKSNKDFEDFGQYELDLIKFFTMGTPVTEDEFRSKSIKDLTNITYDAAIEDYKARMKYVAETAFPVISNVFENQGHMFSRIQVPFTDGIRQMTVVCDLKEAYESQGKTLIKDFEKSVVLSLIDDNWKEHLRDVDDLRKTSQNAVYEQKDPLVVYKQESFHIFQRMLDTVNKEIISFLFKGELPNTQKEESVEETESVN, from the coding sequence ATGAATATTTTAAACAAAATTTTACAAGGTTTCTTAGGTGATAAGAATGCCAAAGATGTAAAAGAATTACGAAAATATGTTGACTTAGCGAATGAAGCTGGTCAAAAGCTTAGTTCATTATCAATTGATGAATTAAGAGGAAAAACAGATGGATTTAAAGCTCAATTAGTTGAAGCTACAAAAGATCTTAAAGCTCAAATTGAAGAGTTAAAAAAACAAGTTGAAGAAACAGAAGATTTTGGTGTAAAAGAAGATTTATACGCTAAAATTGATAAAATCAATAAAGAAGCTTACGAAATAGAGGAGAAGATTTTATTAGAAATCTTACCAGAAGCTTTCGCTGTAATGCGCGAAACAGGAAAACGTTTTACTGAAAACGAAACGTTAGAAGTGACCGCTTCTGAGTTTGATAAAGTTTTGGTAAATCGTGGACACGATTTCGTTTCTCTTAAAGATGATAACACTGCAATCTGGAAAAACTCATGGGATGCAGCTGGTCGTCAAGTAACATGGGATATGTCTCATTACGATGTTCAGTTTATTGGTGGTACGGCTTTACACTTAGGTCGTATTGCGGAGATGCAAACAGGAGAAGGTAAAACGTTGGTTGCAACTTTACCAATTTACTTAAATGCATTAACTGGTCGTGGAGTTCACTTAGTAACGGTGAATGATTACTTGGCAAAACGAGATATGGCGTGGATGCGTCCAATTTTCTCTTTCCATGGTTTATCAGTAGATTGTATCGATAATCACCAACCAAACTCTCCAGGACGTCGTGATGCGTATGCATCTGATATTGTTTATGGAACAAATAACGAATTTGGTTTCGATTATTTACGTGACAATATGGCAAACACTCCAGATGCTTTGGTACAACGTGAATTAAATTTTGCGATTGTCGATGAGGTCGATTCAGTTTTAATTGATGATGCTCGTACACCATTGATTATTTCTGGTCCAGTTCCACAAGGAGATCGTCACGAATTTGATGTATTAAGACCAAAAATTGATCGTTTATATCAAATGCAACGTGAGATGTTAGGAAAAACATTGAACGAAGCAAAAACATTATTCAAACAAGGAGATTTAAAAGAAGGAGGTTTCAAATTATACCAAGTTTACCGTGGTTTACCAAAATATAAACCATTAATCAAATTCTTGTCTCAAGATGGTATTCGTGCTCAATTACAAAAAACAGAAGCGCATTTTATTCAGGATAATAACCGTGAAATGCCAAAAGTTGACGAGCATTTATACTTTGTTATTGATGAAAAACAAAATCAATCAGATTTAACAGATAAAGGAATTGAGTATTTGTCTAAAGGAATGGAAGATGAAAATTTCTTCATTTTACCAGATGTTTCGACAAATATTGGAGCGATTGAAAATTCAGGAAAAACGAAAGAAGAAATTCTTCAAATGAAAGAAGAATTTTTCCGTGACTTCTCAATCAAATCTGAGCGTATTCATACATTAAGCCAATTGTTAAAAGCATATACATTATTCGAAAAAGACATCGAGTATGTAGTGGTTGAAGGTGAAGTAAAAATCGTTGACGAATCGACAGGTCGTATTATGGATGGTCGTCGTTATTCTGATGGATTGCACCAAGCAATTGAAGCAAAAGAGAATGTAAAAATTGAAGCAGCTACACAAACGTTTGCAACAATTACATTACAAAACTACTTCCGTATGTACAACAAGTTAGGAGGTATGACTGGTACAGCGGAAACTGAGGCAGGTGAGTTCTGGGAAATTTACAAATTAGATGTTGTTTCTATTCCAACAAACCGCCCAATTTTACGTAACGATAAAAATGATATTGTTTTCAAAACAAATCGTGAAAAATATAAAGCAGTAATCGAGGAAATTGTCCGTTTATCTCAAGATGACAAACGTCCAGTTTTAGTTGGTACAACTAATGTTGAGATTTCTGAATTATTATCAAAAGCTTTAAAATTACGTGGAATTAATCACAATGTTTTGAATGCAAAACTACACAAAAGCGAGGCTGATATTGTAACAGAAGCTGGTAAACCAGGAGCTGTAACTATTGCAACCAATATGGCTGGTCGTGGTACTGATATTAAATTGACGAAAGAAGTAAAAGAATCTGGAGGTTTAGCAATTATTGGTACAGAACGTCACGATTCTCGTCGTGTAGACCGTCAGTTACGTGGTCGTGCTGGTCGTCAAGGAGATCCAGGATCATCTCAATTCTTCGTTTCATTAGAAGATTCATTAATGCGTTTATTCGGTTCAGAAAGAATTGCAAAATTAATGGACCGTATGGGACATAAAGATGGAGATGTGATTGAACATTCTATGATTACAAAATCTATCGAGCGTGCACAGAAAAAAGTAGAAGAAAATAACTTCGGTATTCGTAAACGTTTGTTAGAGTATGATGATGTAATGAACAAACAACGTGAAGTAATTTACAAACGTCGTCACAATGCATTATTCGGAGATCGCTTGGAAGTTGATATTGCAAACATGATTTATGATGTTGCAGCTTCTGTTGTGAAATCTAACAAAGATTTCGAAGATTTTGGTCAATATGAATTAGATTTAATTAAATTCTTTACAATGGGAACTCCTGTTACAGAAGATGAATTTAGATCTAAATCAATCAAAGATTTAACAAATATTACGTACGACGCAGCAATTGAAGATTACAAAGCACGTATGAAATATGTTGCAGAAACAGCTTTCCCAGTAATTTCGAATGTTTTCGAAAATCAAGGACATATGTTCTCTCGTATTCAAGTGCCATTTACAGACGGAATTCGTCAAATGACAGTTGTTTGTGATTTGAAAGAAGCATACGAATCTCAAGGAAAAACTTTAATCAAAGATTTCGAGAAATCAGTTGTATTAAGTTTAATTGATGATAACTGGAAAGAGCATTTACGTGATGTTGATGATTTACGTAAAACGTCTCAAAATGCGGTTTACGAACAAAAAGATCCGTTGGTTGTTTACAAACAAGAATCTTTCCATATTTTCCAAAGAATGTTGGATACAGTGAATAAAGAAATCATTTCGTTCTTATTCAAAGGAGAATTACCAAATACGCAAAAAGAAGAATCTGTAGAGGAAACTGAATCAGTAAACTAA
- a CDS encoding GH12 family glycosyl hydrolase domain-containing protein has translation MKQLLNIVFFSFSIISFGQQSDQEKSENGATIKWQKYEINNNKWGEHKIKKGVYSQTIFTTDTAAGWKWQTPGKKYGVVGYPEIWFGESAWFNLADIKTDNYFKNINEVKTFEVEYKTKLKVNDKKYNLAFDFWLHNSPKVALQTIGIEVMICEDYNKFKPFGKKVGNIFTTFGQYDIYRGHIIKKDLNTSWDYIAFVRKEKRTSGKVNVMEFINEMNKRDYIGQNIYLSSFEFGTEILNSTGNILVEQYELKIE, from the coding sequence ATGAAACAACTTTTAAATATTGTATTTTTCTCTTTTTCGATTATTAGTTTTGGTCAACAATCTGATCAAGAAAAGTCAGAAAATGGAGCAACCATAAAATGGCAGAAATATGAAATTAACAACAATAAATGGGGCGAACACAAAATAAAAAAAGGTGTATATTCACAAACAATTTTCACAACCGACACAGCGGCTGGTTGGAAATGGCAAACACCTGGCAAGAAATATGGCGTGGTGGGTTATCCTGAAATTTGGTTTGGAGAAAGTGCTTGGTTTAATTTAGCTGACATCAAAACTGATAATTATTTCAAGAATATAAATGAGGTAAAAACTTTTGAAGTTGAGTATAAAACGAAGTTAAAAGTTAATGACAAAAAATATAATTTAGCTTTTGATTTTTGGTTACACAATTCGCCAAAAGTCGCTCTACAAACCATCGGAATTGAAGTGATGATTTGCGAAGATTATAATAAATTCAAGCCATTTGGTAAAAAAGTTGGAAATATTTTTACAACATTTGGACAATATGATATTTACAGAGGTCATATCATCAAAAAAGATTTGAATACAAGCTGGGATTATATTGCTTTTGTGCGAAAAGAAAAACGAACTTCGGGAAAAGTAAATGTGATGGAGTTTATAAATGAGATGAATAAACGAGATTATATTGGACAAAACATCTATTTATCTTCGTTTGAATTCGGAACTGAAATTTTAAATTCTACTGGAAATATTTTGGTTGAACAATATGAATTAAAAATAGAATAA
- a CDS encoding dipeptidyl-peptidase 3 family protein: MKKSSIFLGLIAFAGVLSSCSTQKTATESTQTSTEMTKDYAFQYYAQVPLTTDISHLTKNEKEILRLMFKTADIMDDLFWQQAYGAKIDLMDETKGEAKEYAKINYGPWDRLNNEAPFINGIGAKPAGATFYPIDMTKEEFEQANIKDGKSPYSIIRRNREGKLYSIPYNENFKNQLSKAAGYLTKASELAEDTGLKNYLKLRAAALVSDDFYASDLAWMDMKNANIDMVVGPIENYEDQLFGYKTSYSAYILVKDIEWSKKLAKFVQYLPELQKNLPVSANYKKEVPGTDSDLNAYDVVYYAGDCNAAGKTIAINLPNDEKVQLEKGTRRLQLKNAMKAKFDKILAPIATALIDESQQKNIKFDAFFSNVMFHEVAHGLGIKNTVNGKGSVRDALKEANSALEEGKADILGLYMVNQLLKKGELTGTQEDYFVTFLAGILRSVRFGASSAHGQANMIAFNYFAENGAFEKTPNGRYKVNVAKMEKAMNGLSELILTLQGNGDYDGVKKLYTDKGTIHADLQKDLDVLKTKNIPVDVVFEQGPKMLGL; encoded by the coding sequence ATGAAAAAATCATCAATATTCTTGGGATTGATTGCTTTTGCTGGAGTTTTAAGCTCTTGTTCAACTCAAAAAACAGCAACAGAATCAACTCAAACCTCAACAGAAATGACAAAAGATTATGCTTTTCAATATTATGCTCAAGTTCCATTAACAACAGATATTTCGCATTTAACAAAAAACGAAAAAGAGATTTTACGTTTGATGTTCAAAACGGCTGATATTATGGACGATTTATTTTGGCAACAAGCTTATGGCGCTAAAATAGATTTGATGGACGAAACGAAAGGTGAAGCCAAAGAATATGCAAAAATAAACTATGGTCCTTGGGATAGATTGAATAACGAAGCGCCTTTTATAAACGGTATTGGAGCAAAACCTGCAGGTGCAACTTTCTATCCTATTGATATGACGAAAGAGGAATTTGAACAAGCGAATATCAAAGATGGCAAATCGCCCTACTCTATTATTCGTCGTAATCGCGAAGGAAAATTATATTCGATTCCGTATAACGAAAATTTCAAAAATCAATTATCAAAAGCTGCTGGATATTTGACAAAAGCTTCTGAATTAGCAGAAGATACTGGACTTAAAAATTATTTAAAATTACGTGCTGCAGCTTTGGTGAGCGATGATTTCTATGCAAGTGATTTGGCTTGGATGGATATGAAAAATGCAAATATTGACATGGTGGTTGGTCCGATTGAAAATTATGAAGATCAATTATTTGGATATAAAACTTCCTATTCTGCATATATTTTAGTAAAAGATATCGAATGGTCGAAAAAATTGGCAAAATTTGTTCAATATTTACCAGAATTACAGAAGAATTTACCTGTTTCTGCAAACTACAAAAAAGAAGTTCCTGGAACTGATTCGGATCTTAATGCCTATGATGTTGTGTATTATGCGGGAGATTGCAATGCGGCAGGAAAAACAATTGCGATTAATTTACCAAATGATGAAAAAGTTCAATTGGAAAAAGGAACACGTCGTTTGCAATTAAAAAATGCTATGAAAGCGAAGTTTGATAAAATTCTTGCGCCTATTGCAACTGCTTTGATTGATGAAAGCCAACAGAAAAACATCAAATTTGACGCATTCTTTTCTAATGTTATGTTTCACGAAGTGGCGCATGGTTTAGGAATCAAAAATACGGTGAATGGAAAAGGTTCAGTTCGTGATGCTTTAAAAGAAGCTAATTCAGCTTTAGAAGAAGGAAAAGCTGATATTCTTGGTTTGTATATGGTCAATCAATTATTGAAAAAAGGTGAATTGACAGGAACACAAGAAGATTATTTTGTGACTTTCTTGGCTGGAATTTTACGTTCAGTTCGTTTTGGAGCGAGTTCTGCTCACGGACAAGCGAATATGATTGCGTTCAACTATTTTGCTGAAAATGGTGCTTTCGAAAAAACTCCAAATGGTCGTTACAAAGTAAATGTTGCTAAAATGGAAAAAGCAATGAATGGTTTATCAGAATTAATTTTGACACTTCAAGGAAATGGAGATTATGATGGTGTAAAAAAATTATATACTGACAAAGGAACTATTCATGCAGATTTACAAAAAGATTTAGATGTCTTGAAAACCAAAAATATTCCAGTTGATGTTGTTTTCGAACAAGGTCCTAAAATGTTGGGGTTGTAA
- the bshB1 gene encoding bacillithiol biosynthesis deacetylase BshB1 has product MKLDILAIGAHPDDVELGCGGTLAKEIKNGKTVGILDLTKGELGTRGTDETRRVEANDAKNILGVAVRENLGIPDGFFLNDKENQLKIVEIIRKYQPDIILSNAPHDRHPDHGKGSDLVNTAIFLSGLPKIENGLPAWRPKKHFHYIQWLPLEPHFVVDISGFVDTKVEACMAYKTQFFDPNSSEPQTPISSKNFTDSIRYRAYDLGRLIGTEGGEGFISRSYIGVNNLDSLI; this is encoded by the coding sequence ATGAAGTTAGATATTCTTGCAATTGGAGCGCATCCTGATGACGTAGAATTGGGATGTGGAGGAACACTTGCAAAAGAAATTAAAAACGGTAAAACGGTTGGTATTCTTGATTTAACAAAAGGAGAATTAGGAACTCGTGGTACCGATGAAACGCGCCGTGTAGAAGCAAATGATGCCAAAAACATTTTAGGCGTTGCTGTGAGAGAAAATCTTGGAATTCCTGATGGTTTTTTCTTGAATGATAAAGAAAATCAGTTGAAAATTGTCGAAATTATTCGCAAATATCAACCTGATATTATTTTGAGTAATGCGCCTCACGATCGCCATCCAGATCATGGAAAAGGTTCGGATTTAGTGAATACTGCTATTTTCTTATCAGGTTTACCAAAAATTGAAAATGGATTACCAGCTTGGCGTCCCAAAAAACACTTCCACTACATTCAATGGTTACCTTTAGAACCTCATTTTGTGGTTGACATCTCTGGTTTTGTAGATACAAAAGTGGAAGCTTGTATGGCGTATAAAACGCAATTTTTTGATCCAAATTCGAGCGAACCTCAAACGCCAATTTCATCGAAAAACTTTACTGATTCTATCCGATATCGTGCGTATGATTTAGGAAGATTAATCGGAACTGAAGGTGGAGAAGGATTTATTTCGCGAAGTTACATTGGCGTAAATAATTTAGATTCTTTAATTTAG